A genomic region of Mycolicibacterium poriferae contains the following coding sequences:
- a CDS encoding TIGR03085 family metal-binding protein has product MTIAQRERAALVATLREQAPDAPTLCDGWDARDLAAHLVVRERRLDAAPGILIPAFADYTERVQKNVASSTDWDELVGQVASGPPLYSPFKLLDPIANVAEMFIHHEDVRRARPGWEPRPLDEQTASSLRRPVQMMARMTLRRAPATVVLATPDGDTLATLGKGGPRVQVTGDPGELLMFAAGRDEARVEFDGSAETVAAVKNSRAGL; this is encoded by the coding sequence ATGACGATTGCACAGCGCGAGCGGGCGGCCCTGGTGGCGACGCTCAGGGAACAGGCCCCCGACGCTCCCACCCTGTGTGACGGGTGGGACGCCCGGGATCTGGCCGCACACCTGGTGGTGCGGGAACGGCGGCTGGATGCCGCGCCCGGCATCCTGATCCCGGCGTTCGCCGATTACACCGAACGGGTGCAGAAGAATGTGGCGTCCTCCACCGACTGGGACGAGCTGGTCGGACAGGTCGCCTCCGGCCCGCCGCTGTATTCGCCGTTCAAGCTGCTGGACCCGATCGCCAACGTCGCCGAGATGTTCATCCACCACGAGGACGTCCGGCGCGCCCGCCCCGGGTGGGAACCCCGCCCGCTCGACGAGCAGACGGCGTCATCGCTGCGCCGCCCCGTTCAGATGATGGCGCGCATGACCCTGCGGCGAGCACCGGCGACGGTGGTGCTGGCCACCCCCGACGGCGACACGTTGGCCACCCTGGGCAAGGGCGGCCCGCGGGTCCAGGTGACCGGTGATCCCGGCGAGTTGCTGATGTTCGCCGCCGGCCGGGACGAGGCGCGCGTCGAATTCGACGGGTCCGCCGAAACGGTCGCCGCGGTGAAGAACTCCCGCGCGGGCCTCTAG
- a CDS encoding dynamin family protein yields the protein MSQPNHQPERRTATGGRRDVKVIVELIEHTAAIAGTYERGDLVDRMTRAKARITDPQIRVVIAGQLKQGKSQLLNSLLNVPVARVADDESTVLPTVVTHAEQPSARIVVERPGGAEPELIDIPTADVRTDLRFHPLARGRRVIRAEVSAPSPLLKGGLAFIDTPGVGGHGQPHLSATLGLLPDADAVLMVSDTSQEFTEPEMTFLRQAVQICPVARIVATKTDLYPYWRDVVAADERHLQHAGVAVPIIPVSSVLRSHAIKTNDKELNAESNFPALVNFLSEQVASRENDRIRDQVLAEIRSAAEHLRLAVGAELEALDDPAAREALRADLERRKAEAQDALAQTALWQQILNDGIADLTADIEHDLRGRFRAITQHTEKVIDSCDPTRVWAEIGAELENAVATAVGDNFVWAFQRAEVLAEEVAQTFVGAGVDSVEVPAISARIMGAGFGEIKAPQQLEAKPVGRGRKATIGLQGSYGGVLMFGMMTSLAGLGMFNPISLGAGALMGRAAYRENMENRMVRVRSEAKLNTRRFVDDVAFVVAKESRDRLKEIQRQLRDHYRDIATQTTRSLNESLQATIAAAKVEENERNSRIKELQRQLSILSQVLDHCAEPTPGR from the coding sequence ATGAGTCAGCCGAATCACCAGCCCGAGCGCCGCACTGCGACCGGCGGGCGCCGCGATGTGAAGGTCATCGTCGAGTTGATCGAGCACACCGCCGCGATCGCCGGCACCTACGAACGCGGCGACCTCGTCGACCGGATGACCCGCGCCAAAGCCCGCATCACCGACCCGCAGATCCGGGTGGTCATCGCCGGGCAGCTCAAGCAGGGCAAGAGCCAGCTGCTGAACTCACTGCTCAACGTCCCCGTTGCCCGGGTCGCCGACGACGAGTCCACGGTGCTGCCGACCGTGGTGACCCACGCCGAGCAGCCCTCGGCCCGCATCGTCGTCGAACGTCCCGGTGGCGCCGAACCCGAACTCATCGACATCCCGACCGCCGACGTGCGAACCGATCTGCGCTTCCATCCGCTGGCCCGCGGACGGCGGGTGATCCGCGCCGAGGTCAGCGCGCCCAGCCCGTTGCTCAAGGGCGGACTGGCGTTCATCGACACCCCCGGGGTGGGCGGTCACGGTCAACCGCATCTGTCCGCCACGCTGGGCCTGTTGCCCGACGCGGATGCGGTGCTGATGGTCAGCGACACCAGCCAGGAGTTCACCGAACCCGAGATGACCTTCCTGCGCCAGGCGGTGCAGATCTGCCCGGTCGCCCGCATCGTGGCGACCAAGACCGATCTGTACCCGTACTGGCGTGACGTCGTCGCTGCCGACGAGCGGCACCTGCAGCACGCCGGGGTGGCGGTGCCGATCATCCCGGTGTCCTCGGTGCTGCGCAGCCACGCGATCAAGACCAATGACAAAGAACTCAACGCCGAGTCCAACTTCCCGGCGCTGGTGAACTTCCTGTCCGAACAGGTGGCCTCCCGCGAGAACGACCGCATCCGGGATCAGGTGTTGGCCGAGATCCGTTCGGCGGCAGAGCATCTACGTCTCGCGGTGGGCGCCGAACTGGAAGCGCTCGACGACCCCGCCGCGCGCGAGGCGCTGCGCGCCGACCTGGAACGCCGCAAGGCCGAAGCGCAGGACGCCCTGGCGCAGACGGCGCTGTGGCAACAGATCCTCAACGACGGGATCGCCGACCTCACCGCCGACATCGAACACGACCTGCGTGGCCGCTTCCGCGCCATCACCCAGCACACCGAGAAGGTGATCGACTCCTGTGATCCGACGCGGGTGTGGGCCGAGATCGGCGCCGAACTCGAGAACGCCGTCGCCACCGCGGTCGGGGACAACTTCGTGTGGGCCTTCCAGCGTGCCGAGGTGCTCGCCGAAGAGGTGGCCCAGACGTTCGTCGGCGCCGGGGTGGACTCGGTGGAGGTGCCCGCCATCAGCGCCCGGATCATGGGCGCGGGGTTCGGGGAGATCAAGGCGCCCCAGCAGCTCGAGGCCAAACCGGTCGGCAGGGGCCGCAAGGCGACCATCGGGCTGCAGGGGTCCTACGGCGGTGTGCTGATGTTCGGCATGATGACCTCGCTGGCCGGGTTGGGCATGTTCAATCCGATCTCGCTGGGCGCGGGGGCCCTGATGGGCCGCGCGGCCTACCGGGAGAACATGGAGAACCGCATGGTGCGGGTGCGCAGCGAGGCCAAACTGAACACCCGCCGGTTCGTCGACGACGTCGCGTTCGTGGTGGCCAAGGAGTCCCGTGACCGGCTCAAGGAGATCCAGCGGCAGCTGCGCGACCATTACCGCGACATCGCCACCCAGACCACCCGCTCGCTCAACGAATCGCTGCAGGCGACCATCGCGGCTGCCAAAGTCGAAGAGAACGAACGGAATTCGCGCATCAAGGAGCTGCAACGCCAATTGAGCATCCTGAGCCAGGTGCTCGACCACTGCGCCGAACCCACGCCCGGGCGATGA
- a CDS encoding dynamin-like GTPase family protein, with protein MSAGDQVRAILAGVVRAYQAEPAYRQRADVHNELDRIGRRLNQPLRIALAGTLKAGKSTLVNALVGEDIAPTDATEATRIVTWFRYGPTPRVTANERGGRRRNVPIVREGGLTFDLADLDAAEVVDLDVEWPAGALVDATIIDTPGTSSLSPDVSERSLRLLVPDDGVPRVDAVVFLLRTLNAADIALLKQIGMLVGGATGALGVIGVASRADEIGAGRIDAMLSADEVATRFTTEMDKTGICQAVVPVSGLLALTARTLRHDEFAALRKLADVDPAELAKAMLSADRFVRDDSPLPLDAATRRALLDRFGMFGIRISVVVLQAGVTDSVALADELLERSGLVALREVIDQQFAQRSDALKAHTALLSLRRMVTANPLSASAQIVADIDPLLADTHAFEELRLLSQLRSRATTLTDDEMVSLRRIIGGAGTDAASRLGLGPDSADDGPRAAFAATQRWRRRADHPLNDPFTTRACRAAVRSAEALVAMYSSRR; from the coding sequence ATGAGCGCGGGCGACCAGGTCCGCGCCATCCTGGCCGGAGTCGTGCGGGCCTACCAGGCCGAACCGGCCTACCGGCAGCGTGCCGACGTGCACAACGAACTGGACCGCATCGGTCGGCGGCTGAACCAACCGCTTCGCATCGCGCTGGCCGGAACGCTGAAGGCCGGGAAATCCACCCTGGTCAATGCGCTGGTGGGGGAGGACATCGCGCCCACCGACGCGACAGAGGCAACCCGCATCGTCACGTGGTTCCGGTACGGGCCCACTCCGCGGGTCACCGCGAACGAACGCGGCGGCAGGCGGCGCAACGTCCCCATCGTGCGCGAGGGTGGCCTGACCTTCGATCTCGCCGATCTCGACGCCGCCGAGGTGGTCGATCTCGACGTCGAGTGGCCGGCCGGCGCCCTGGTCGACGCCACCATCATCGACACCCCGGGCACCTCGTCGCTGTCCCCCGACGTCTCCGAGCGCTCGCTGCGCCTGCTGGTTCCCGACGACGGCGTGCCCCGCGTCGACGCCGTGGTGTTCCTGCTGCGCACCCTCAACGCCGCCGATATCGCCCTGCTCAAACAGATCGGCATGCTCGTGGGCGGCGCGACCGGCGCGCTCGGCGTCATCGGGGTGGCCTCACGCGCCGACGAGATCGGGGCCGGGCGGATCGATGCGATGCTGTCCGCCGACGAGGTCGCCACCCGGTTCACCACCGAGATGGACAAGACCGGCATCTGCCAGGCGGTGGTACCGGTGTCCGGATTGCTCGCGCTCACCGCGCGCACGCTGCGCCACGACGAGTTCGCCGCGCTGCGCAAACTGGCTGACGTCGACCCCGCCGAGCTGGCCAAGGCGATGTTGTCCGCCGACCGGTTCGTCCGCGACGACAGCCCGCTGCCACTGGACGCGGCGACCCGCCGCGCGTTGCTGGACCGGTTCGGCATGTTCGGCATCCGGATCTCGGTGGTCGTGCTGCAGGCCGGGGTCACCGACTCGGTGGCGCTGGCCGACGAGCTTCTCGAACGCAGCGGCCTGGTGGCGCTGCGCGAGGTCATCGACCAGCAGTTCGCCCAACGGTCGGACGCGTTGAAGGCGCACACCGCGCTGCTGTCCCTGCGCCGGATGGTCACCGCGAATCCGCTGTCGGCCTCGGCGCAGATCGTCGCCGACATCGACCCGTTGCTGGCCGACACCCACGCATTCGAGGAGCTGCGGCTGTTGAGTCAACTACGTTCCCGGGCAACCACATTGACCGACGACGAGATGGTCTCGCTGCGGCGGATCATCGGCGGCGCGGGTACCGATGCGGCCAGCAGGCTGGGGCTCGGACCGGACTCGGCCGACGACGGCCCCCGGGCGGCGTTCGCCGCGACGCAGCGGTGGCGCAGACGCGCCGATCATCCCCTCAACGACCCGTTCACCACCCGGGCCTGCCGGGCCGCGGTGCGCAGCGCGGAAGCGCTGGTCGCGATGTACTCGTCGCGCCGCTGA
- a CDS encoding Rv0340 family IniB-related protein has protein sequence MANPLLEFVLSLVRDPEAAARYAADPERAIADAHLTDVTRVDVNSLIPVVSESMSAGAMDDNVWTSGQAVSAFDAFGDELPAQITGDDLAPAGREVIDTSDLSDTSDVPDRLGAFDDVLDAPDGMPAPVGAMDDAVVGRDWFDDGLGAVSAPLDGLDGPVDAGDLEDLPHQGSGFDAFGQ, from the coding sequence ATGGCGAACCCGCTGCTGGAGTTCGTGCTGTCCCTGGTGCGCGACCCCGAAGCGGCGGCCCGCTACGCCGCCGACCCCGAGCGGGCCATCGCCGACGCGCACCTGACCGATGTCACACGGGTGGACGTCAACAGTCTCATCCCGGTGGTGTCCGAGTCGATGTCGGCCGGGGCGATGGACGACAACGTGTGGACCAGCGGGCAGGCCGTGTCGGCGTTCGACGCCTTCGGCGATGAACTGCCCGCGCAGATCACCGGCGATGACCTCGCCCCGGCGGGCCGCGAGGTCATCGACACCTCAGACCTCTCCGACACCTCGGACGTCCCCGACCGCCTCGGCGCATTCGACGACGTCCTGGACGCCCCCGACGGGATGCCCGCCCCGGTCGGCGCGATGGACGACGCCGTCGTCGGCCGAGACTGGTTCGACGACGGGCTGGGCGCGGTATCGGCACCGCTCGACGGCCTCGACGGCCCAGTTGACGCGGGTGACCTCGAGGACCTGCCGCACCAGGGCAGCGGTTTCGACGCCTTCGGGCAGTGA
- a CDS encoding IniB N-terminal domain-containing protein, whose protein sequence is MNALIEFIINLFRSPASAAEFVADPEEAMRTAGLPPVNPAQLQAIAATAAPAGAVLGGGDPIVGLQRAVAEHHNIASPFSPQTTWAPQTQSEFASRNDTEFASRNDTDWASNNDTSLLSPEQSSGANSQQGGLNLGFGDITFGDKTSNTATDGAVIADGDISGPVATGDDAVATGGDNSGDILTGDRSVQGDGNSANSGDVLAGSGSNVVIGEGNDVEDNGNTTSGGGDIVTDNEGPVIGEVDSGDDSAVVIDDGDVATDTTTVVDGDVLTGGDAFDMSDNSGQDNSDNRDYSDDDLTSIDTDISNDIITDIDNDMSLL, encoded by the coding sequence ATGAACGCCTTGATCGAGTTCATCATCAACCTGTTCCGCAGCCCGGCCTCGGCCGCCGAGTTCGTCGCCGATCCTGAGGAGGCGATGCGCACCGCCGGGCTGCCCCCGGTCAACCCGGCCCAGCTGCAGGCCATCGCGGCCACCGCGGCTCCCGCCGGCGCCGTCCTGGGCGGCGGCGACCCGATCGTCGGGCTGCAGCGCGCCGTCGCCGAGCACCACAACATCGCGTCCCCGTTCTCGCCCCAGACCACCTGGGCCCCGCAGACCCAGAGCGAGTTCGCCAGCCGCAACGACACCGAGTTCGCCAGCCGCAACGACACCGACTGGGCCAGCAACAACGACACGTCGCTGCTGAGCCCCGAGCAGTCCTCCGGCGCCAACTCCCAGCAGGGCGGTCTGAACCTGGGCTTCGGTGACATCACGTTCGGCGACAAGACCTCCAACACCGCCACCGACGGCGCGGTGATCGCCGACGGTGACATCTCCGGCCCGGTGGCCACCGGTGACGACGCCGTCGCGACCGGCGGCGACAATTCCGGCGACATCCTGACCGGCGACCGGTCCGTGCAGGGCGACGGAAACAGCGCCAACTCCGGTGATGTGCTCGCCGGTAGCGGGTCCAACGTGGTGATCGGCGAGGGAAACGACGTCGAGGACAACGGCAACACCACCAGCGGCGGCGGCGACATCGTCACCGACAACGAGGGCCCGGTGATCGGTGAGGTCGACTCCGGTGACGACTCGGCGGTGGTGATCGACGACGGGGACGTCGCGACCGACACCACGACCGTGGTCGACGGCGACGTCCTGACCGGCGGCGATGCGTTCGACATGTCGGACAACTCCGGCCAGGACAATTCGGACAACCGGGACTACTCCGATGACGACCTGACGTCGATCGACACCGACATCAGCAACGACATCATCACCGACATCGACAACGACATGAGTCTGCTCTGA
- a CDS encoding Hsp70 family protein, with product MSDSLGLSVGTTNLVATAAGRSTVIRRSVLTVYPDRPAEVGVPGENPNLDVPQPDSLVLTGFVERVGDPIPLVAADGSAHQAERVLAEALDAMARAAGGGSPVAIAVPSYWGPAAVGALRGALRTVPALAPGGVPAALVPDSAAALTALQAAPGLPTTGVVALLDFGGTGTSISLADAGAGFAPLGETARFAEFSGDGVDALLLNHVIAASATDADDPAGTAAVGSLARLRAECRLAKERLSTETSTSVSTQVPGLPTDVRVTRAELENLIDQPLSGTLLVLEDSLQRVGLSAASLAAVATVGGGAQIPLITQRLSERLRVPVITTPAPQTSVAAGAALVAERGLTSDATTMSGAADSPTGIAPAAWAAGTAGAAATESAADGAPSATFRALAWSQDDASGQEPVPYVGDDYTFEGTEARPAMAFDAEPDTDYTEPAPLPWYKRPPVLFGVAAAAALLAAGGLAVTLTSNDGDTGPSDTPTGENGEPVAPPPPVTVTVTGSDGLPTTSVFTPPPPTTTTTSPASETTSTTSPTTETTTTTTQPTTTTTQPTTTTTRTTTTRPTTTRPTTTAPPPTTTAPPPEPEPEPEPDPVTPDAGGDVTTPLAAPPLSP from the coding sequence GTGAGTGACTCACTCGGGTTGTCCGTGGGGACGACCAATCTGGTGGCCACCGCCGCCGGTCGATCGACCGTGATCCGGCGCTCCGTGCTCACCGTCTATCCCGACCGGCCCGCCGAGGTCGGGGTCCCCGGGGAGAACCCGAACCTCGACGTGCCGCAGCCGGACAGCCTGGTGCTCACCGGCTTCGTCGAGCGGGTGGGCGACCCCATCCCGCTGGTAGCCGCGGACGGCTCTGCACACCAGGCCGAACGGGTGCTGGCCGAAGCCCTCGACGCGATGGCGCGGGCGGCCGGTGGCGGATCCCCCGTCGCGATCGCGGTGCCCTCCTATTGGGGTCCCGCGGCGGTCGGCGCGTTGCGCGGGGCATTACGTACCGTGCCGGCCCTGGCTCCGGGCGGGGTGCCCGCCGCGCTCGTCCCCGACTCGGCCGCCGCGCTCACCGCGCTGCAGGCCGCCCCCGGGTTGCCGACCACCGGTGTGGTCGCGCTGCTGGACTTCGGCGGTACCGGCACGTCGATCAGCCTGGCCGATGCCGGCGCCGGATTCGCTCCGCTGGGAGAGACGGCGCGCTTCGCCGAGTTCTCCGGCGACGGTGTGGACGCGTTGCTGCTCAACCATGTCATCGCGGCCTCTGCCACCGACGCCGACGATCCGGCCGGCACCGCGGCGGTCGGCTCGCTGGCCCGCCTGCGGGCCGAGTGCCGGCTGGCCAAGGAACGGCTGTCCACCGAGACGTCGACGAGTGTCAGCACGCAGGTGCCCGGCTTGCCGACCGACGTGCGGGTCACCCGGGCCGAGCTGGAGAACCTCATCGACCAGCCCCTGTCGGGCACCCTGTTGGTGCTCGAGGACAGTCTGCAGCGGGTCGGGTTGAGCGCCGCCTCGCTGGCGGCGGTGGCGACCGTGGGTGGCGGAGCTCAGATTCCGCTGATCACCCAGCGTCTTTCGGAGCGGCTGCGGGTGCCGGTCATCACCACCCCGGCGCCGCAGACGAGCGTCGCCGCCGGCGCCGCCCTGGTCGCCGAGCGGGGGCTGACCTCCGATGCCACGACCATGTCCGGGGCGGCCGACAGCCCCACCGGGATCGCACCGGCGGCCTGGGCGGCCGGCACGGCCGGGGCCGCGGCCACCGAATCCGCCGCCGACGGCGCGCCGTCGGCCACGTTCCGCGCGTTGGCGTGGTCGCAGGACGATGCCAGCGGCCAGGAGCCAGTCCCCTACGTGGGCGACGACTACACCTTCGAGGGCACCGAGGCGCGCCCGGCGATGGCGTTCGATGCCGAACCGGACACCGACTACACCGAGCCGGCGCCACTGCCCTGGTACAAACGCCCACCGGTGCTGTTCGGCGTCGCGGCGGCGGCGGCGCTGCTGGCGGCCGGCGGGTTGGCCGTCACCCTCACCTCGAACGACGGAGACACCGGGCCCTCCGACACCCCCACCGGGGAGAACGGGGAACCGGTGGCCCCGCCGCCGCCGGTCACGGTCACGGTCACCGGCTCGGACGGGTTGCCGACGACGTCGGTGTTCACCCCGCCACCGCCGACGACCACGACGACCAGCCCAGCCTCGGAGACCACGTCGACCACGAGCCCGACCACCGAGACGACCACGACGACCACGCAGCCGACGACCACCACGACGCAGCCGACCACGACCACCACCCGGACCACCACGACCCGGCCCACGACCACGCGGCCCACCACGACGGCCCCGCCCCCCACCACGACGGCGCCGCCCCCGGAACCCGAACCCGAGCCCGAGCCCGATCCGGTCACCCCGGATGCGGGAGGGGACGTCACTACGCCGCTGGCTGCGCCGCCGCTGTCGCCGTGA
- the zwf gene encoding glucose-6-phosphate dehydrogenase, giving the protein MTESDRGEPLVLVLFGARGDLARRMLFPSLYRLAAKGRLPDKFAIIGSGRTAPDSDDQFRDDISHAIAEDIDEPDNEILDDLMSRLSFQAASDDDGSDLAEAVRAKATQLGDGARTLVYLSVPPTAMQPLIGMLGRQGLAEEARFIVEKPFGTDLESSRELDQALKAVTDEDHVYRIDHFLGKEAVRTLMALRFANGVIESLWNREHVESVQIDVPEQLGMEGRGSFYEKTGCFRDMVSTHLCQVLGVVAMEPPSGMGARSLRDAKSAVFEAMRPLDPARVVFGQYDGYRDEEDVADDSGVETYVALEAFVDTPRWEGVPFYLRTGKAMPVDRRAVTLTFRDPAPATFSDPPPNRLVLDLTDSPNAAFDLTSMRPGPGLTPQQLTVTTGVADPNLESDAMDAYERLLLDAMRGDQTLFARADEVDRLWQICAPVLDNPPTALSYERCSWGPEPALQLPGPAGWRLADD; this is encoded by the coding sequence ATGACCGAATCGGACCGCGGAGAACCACTCGTGCTCGTCCTGTTCGGGGCCCGCGGCGATCTGGCACGGCGCATGCTGTTCCCCAGCCTCTACCGCCTAGCTGCCAAAGGCCGCCTGCCCGACAAGTTCGCCATCATCGGATCCGGCCGCACCGCCCCCGACAGCGACGATCAGTTCCGCGACGACATCAGCCATGCCATCGCCGAGGACATCGACGAGCCGGACAACGAGATTCTCGATGATCTGATGTCGCGGTTGAGCTTTCAGGCTGCCAGCGACGACGACGGCTCCGATCTGGCCGAGGCTGTCCGCGCCAAGGCGACACAGCTCGGCGACGGCGCGCGGACGCTGGTCTATCTGTCGGTGCCGCCGACCGCCATGCAACCGCTGATCGGCATGCTCGGCCGGCAAGGCTTGGCCGAGGAGGCACGGTTCATCGTCGAGAAGCCATTCGGCACCGATCTGGAGTCGTCCCGGGAGCTCGATCAGGCCCTCAAGGCGGTCACCGACGAGGATCACGTCTACCGGATCGACCACTTCCTCGGCAAAGAGGCAGTACGCACCCTGATGGCGCTACGGTTCGCCAACGGTGTCATCGAATCCCTCTGGAACCGTGAGCATGTCGAGTCCGTGCAGATCGATGTGCCCGAGCAGCTCGGCATGGAGGGCCGAGGCAGCTTCTATGAGAAGACCGGATGTTTCCGCGACATGGTGAGCACCCACCTGTGTCAGGTGCTCGGCGTTGTCGCGATGGAGCCGCCGTCCGGTATGGGCGCCCGCTCACTGCGGGACGCGAAGTCGGCGGTGTTCGAGGCGATGCGACCGCTCGATCCCGCGCGGGTCGTCTTCGGCCAGTACGACGGATACCGCGACGAGGAGGACGTCGCCGACGACTCCGGCGTCGAAACGTATGTCGCGCTGGAAGCGTTCGTGGACACGCCCCGCTGGGAGGGGGTGCCGTTCTATCTGCGAACCGGCAAAGCCATGCCGGTCGACCGCAGGGCCGTCACACTGACCTTCCGCGACCCCGCACCTGCCACGTTCTCCGATCCGCCGCCCAACCGGCTGGTGCTCGACCTGACCGACTCCCCGAACGCCGCCTTCGACCTGACCAGCATGCGGCCGGGTCCCGGCTTGACGCCGCAACAACTCACCGTGACAACCGGAGTGGCCGACCCGAACCTCGAGTCCGACGCCATGGACGCCTACGAGCGCCTGCTGCTCGACGCGATGCGCGGGGATCAGACCTTGTTCGCCCGCGCCGACGAAGTCGACCGACTCTGGCAGATCTGCGCACCGGTGCTGGACAACCCCCCGACCGCGCTGAGCTACGAGCGCTGTTCATGGGGTCCCGAACCCGCGCTGCAGCTGCCCGGCCCGGCGGGCTGGCGGCTGGCCGATGACTGA
- a CDS encoding glycoside hydrolase family 15 protein: MTDFPSVAEHGLIGDLRTCALVGSDGSINWFCAPRFDSPSVFGAILDPERGGSWTISTARKDSRTHQFYFPQSAALITRFLTADGVIEVHDFMPVLQPKDEAHVQRLVRRVVAVRGTTTVSMVLDARPDYGRRRFDVQSGNRTAHFRLDDLAMQLRSSVDLTVDDTVVAAEFELKPGQTAEFVLEVGETCGGDAPQHRPSVDELFDGTIHFWRSWLKHSRYQGRWREMVERSAITLKLLTHEPSGAIIAAPTTSLPEDIGGERNWDYRYVWMRDAGFSLYALLALGFHDEAHSFIGWLSRRLGCGDREADGLGPLRVLYDIDGNEPPPEAELDHLRGHLDSRPVRVGNAAVGQLQLDIYGDLIDSVYLFNKYGPGISYDAWSDVVFVIDWLIDNWERADAGMWEIRDEEKAHTTSRLMCWVAVERAIRIARHRGLPADLVTWSSARDAMYHRIMTKSWNTDLEAFTQVEGGDRLDAGVLLMPMVKFISPADPRFLSTLAAIERELVTDSLVFRYQPATDGLDGDEGTFSLCTFWYVEALTRCGRLADAQLALEKMFTYANHVGLYAEQVSATGDQVGNFPQAFTHLSLISAAINLDRALG; the protein is encoded by the coding sequence ATGACTGACTTCCCCTCGGTCGCCGAGCACGGCCTGATCGGCGACCTGCGCACCTGCGCGCTGGTCGGAAGCGACGGCAGCATCAACTGGTTCTGCGCCCCGCGGTTCGACTCCCCCAGTGTGTTCGGCGCGATCCTGGACCCGGAACGCGGCGGCAGCTGGACGATATCCACCGCGCGCAAGGACAGTCGCACCCACCAGTTCTACTTTCCGCAGTCCGCGGCGTTGATCACCCGCTTCCTGACCGCGGACGGTGTGATCGAGGTTCACGACTTCATGCCGGTGCTACAGCCCAAAGACGAGGCCCACGTCCAGCGGTTGGTGCGTCGCGTCGTCGCGGTGCGCGGCACCACCACCGTCAGCATGGTGCTCGACGCCCGCCCCGATTACGGACGCCGCCGTTTCGACGTGCAGTCGGGGAATAGGACTGCGCACTTCCGCCTCGACGATTTGGCGATGCAGTTGCGTTCGTCGGTGGACCTGACCGTCGACGACACCGTGGTGGCCGCCGAATTCGAGTTGAAGCCCGGGCAGACCGCCGAATTCGTCCTCGAGGTGGGTGAAACCTGCGGCGGCGATGCCCCCCAGCACCGCCCGAGCGTCGACGAGCTCTTCGACGGGACGATTCACTTCTGGCGGTCCTGGCTGAAACACTCGCGATACCAAGGCCGTTGGCGGGAGATGGTGGAGCGCTCGGCGATCACGCTCAAGCTGCTCACCCATGAACCGAGCGGGGCGATCATCGCGGCACCGACCACCAGCCTGCCCGAGGACATCGGCGGGGAACGCAACTGGGACTACCGCTACGTGTGGATGCGCGACGCCGGCTTCAGCCTGTACGCGCTACTGGCGCTGGGCTTCCACGACGAAGCACACTCGTTCATCGGCTGGCTGTCACGGCGGCTGGGCTGCGGCGACCGGGAAGCAGACGGTCTCGGCCCACTGCGGGTGCTCTACGACATCGACGGCAACGAACCACCGCCCGAAGCCGAACTCGATCACCTGCGCGGCCATCTGGACTCGCGGCCGGTGCGGGTCGGCAACGCGGCGGTCGGCCAGCTGCAGCTCGACATCTACGGCGACCTGATCGACTCGGTGTATCTGTTCAACAAGTACGGCCCCGGGATCAGCTACGACGCCTGGTCCGATGTCGTCTTCGTCATCGACTGGCTGATCGACAACTGGGAACGCGCCGATGCCGGCATGTGGGAGATCCGCGACGAGGAGAAGGCGCACACCACGTCGCGGCTGATGTGCTGGGTCGCGGTGGAGCGCGCCATCCGCATCGCCCGCCACCGCGGTCTGCCCGCCGATCTGGTGACGTGGTCCTCGGCGCGCGACGCCATGTACCACCGGATCATGACGAAGTCGTGGAACACCGACCTTGAGGCCTTCACCCAGGTGGAGGGCGGTGATCGACTCGACGCAGGCGTCCTGCTGATGCCGATGGTCAAGTTCATCTCGCCGGCTGATCCGCGCTTCCTGTCGACCCTGGCGGCCATCGAGCGCGAGTTGGTCACCGACAGCCTGGTGTTCCGGTACCAGCCGGCCACCGACGGTCTCGACGGCGACGAAGGCACGTTCTCGTTGTGCACGTTCTGGTACGTCGAGGCGCTGACCCGGTGCGGTCGCCTGGCCGATGCCCAACTGGCGCTGGAGAAGATGTTCACCTACGCCAACCATGTGGGCCTCTACGCTGAGCAGGTCAGCGCCACCGGTGACCAGGTCGGCAACTTCCCGCAGGCCTTCACCCACCTGTCGTTGATCAGCGCGGCGATCAACCTGGATCGCGCGCTCGGTTGA